The following proteins come from a genomic window of Methanomicrobium sp. W14:
- the wtpC gene encoding tungstate ABC transporter ATP-binding protein WtpC: MLEVKNISIELGEFSLKNVSMQVNEGEYMVVLGPTGAGKTILLETIAGIYIPRCGRIFLNGKDITTEDPKDRKIAMVYQDFVLFPHLSVYDNIAFGLKNAKKSPEDISKKVDDISDLLGISHLLKRSPVNLSGGEKQRTAIARAIVMEPEVLLLDEPLSALDGNTREKLRKELKKIHQRYNTKIIHVTHNFEEVFSLADRVSVMNKGEIIQTGIPDEVFSKPNCRFIAGFVGVKNIFRGVISSGKNSSIITVDGLNISSYETGLSGEIYASVRPEDIMISKAPLETPARNSFRGTVESITNNGTMVQVRVDVGISFQTVLTRRGFYDIEIKEGDSVYLTFKAAAVHVFS, from the coding sequence ATGCTTGAAGTAAAAAACATTTCAATAGAGCTTGGTGAATTCTCCCTGAAAAACGTCAGCATGCAGGTGAATGAAGGAGAGTACATGGTAGTCCTGGGGCCGACCGGTGCCGGAAAGACCATACTTCTTGAGACTATTGCAGGAATCTATATCCCAAGATGCGGCAGAATTTTCCTGAACGGAAAGGACATTACAACAGAAGACCCTAAGGACCGCAAAATCGCAATGGTTTACCAGGACTTCGTTCTTTTTCCCCATTTATCTGTATATGACAATATAGCGTTCGGGCTTAAAAACGCCAAAAAAAGTCCTGAAGATATCTCAAAAAAGGTGGACGATATCTCAGACCTTCTCGGTATTTCGCACCTCCTTAAAAGAAGCCCGGTAAACCTGAGCGGCGGGGAAAAGCAGAGGACAGCAATTGCAAGAGCTATTGTAATGGAACCCGAGGTGCTTCTTTTAGACGAACCACTAAGTGCACTCGACGGAAACACGCGGGAAAAGCTCAGAAAAGAGCTTAAAAAAATTCACCAGAGATACAACACAAAAATCATACATGTAACGCACAACTTCGAGGAGGTCTTCTCCCTTGCAGACCGCGTCAGTGTGATGAACAAAGGTGAGATTATCCAGACAGGAATTCCCGATGAAGTCTTTTCAAAGCCCAACTGCCGTTTTATCGCAGGGTTTGTCGGGGTCAAGAACATATTCAGGGGTGTTATATCATCCGGAAAAAACAGTTCCATCATAACTGTTGACGGCCTTAATATCTCGTCTTACGAGACAGGACTTTCAGGTGAAATTTATGCATCCGTAAGGCCGGAAGACATAATGATCTCAAAAGCTCCTCTTGAAACGCCTGCAAGAAACTCGTTTCGGGGGACGGTCGAGTCGATAACCAACAACGGAACGATGGTGCAGGTAAGGGTCGATGTCGGCATTTCTTTTCAGACGGTCCTTACCAGGAGAGGTTTTTA
- a CDS encoding ABC transporter permease has protein sequence MSDIRHSWLKRVSIGTGIFLTAFILIVLILIVTYPTPENLFTSIISEEIRFAIGLSLITSVTSTIFCIILAVPTAYALARYNFRGRNIINTAIDMPLALPPLVAGVGLLLLFGTTSFGKELTALGIKFIFTPYGIIIAQFFVNLPFMVRILRSAFSSISPRYEYVARTLGCSEFSAFCRVTLPMAKDGFIAGTVITWSRAIGEFGAALMVAGATRMKTESLPVAVYLNMSTGDLDMATSAAAILILIAVISLYVFEKFGGTTQI, from the coding sequence TTGAGTGATATAAGGCATTCATGGCTAAAACGCGTCTCAATCGGAACAGGCATATTCCTGACCGCGTTTATCCTGATTGTCCTGATACTTATAGTAACATATCCGACTCCCGAAAACCTTTTTACAAGCATCATATCAGAGGAAATTCGCTTTGCAATAGGTCTTTCGCTTATTACGTCGGTTACATCAACGATATTCTGCATAATTCTTGCAGTGCCTACGGCATATGCGCTTGCAAGGTACAATTTCAGGGGCAGAAACATAATCAATACGGCTATTGACATGCCGCTTGCGCTTCCTCCGCTTGTCGCCGGTGTGGGACTGCTTCTTTTATTCGGGACGACATCTTTCGGAAAGGAGCTTACCGCCCTCGGAATTAAATTCATATTTACGCCTTATGGTATTATTATCGCACAGTTTTTTGTAAACCTGCCCTTTATGGTAAGAATTCTTCGGTCAGCCTTTTCATCGATAAGTCCACGCTATGAATATGTTGCAAGGACACTCGGGTGCAGCGAATTCAGTGCGTTTTGCAGGGTTACCCTTCCGATGGCAAAGGACGGTTTTATCGCCGGTACAGTAATCACATGGTCAAGGGCGATAGGAGAATTCGGTGCGGCACTGATGGTCGCGGGAGCGACAAGGATGAAAACAGAATCGCTTCCTGTTGCAGTATACCTGAACATGTCAACGGGAGACCTTGACATGGCAACATCAGCTGCTGCAATACTTATCCTGATTGCTGTCATCTCACTGTATGTGTTTGAAAAGTTCGGCGGAACAACCCAGATTTGA
- the tsaA gene encoding tRNA (N6-threonylcarbamoyladenosine(37)-N6)-methyltransferase TrmO, whose product MASEETVQKWKGKEIIYHPIGVIHSEHTEQENTPIQGIFNESVGEIELYPEYTPGLKDIEKFSHLILLYHFDRAQGLKLVREPFLDGENPKGIFAIRHFNRPNPIGFSIVNLLEVNKNRLKISAVDILDGTPLLDIKPYVYRFDNRTEVKSGWVDEKHIDDIEEWNATPKGLRDRERTKIE is encoded by the coding sequence ATGGCATCTGAAGAAACAGTGCAGAAATGGAAAGGAAAAGAGATTATATATCACCCGATAGGAGTTATTCATTCAGAGCACACTGAACAGGAAAACACACCTATACAGGGCATATTCAATGAATCAGTCGGTGAGATAGAGCTTTACCCCGAATATACCCCCGGCCTCAAGGATATCGAAAAGTTCAGCCACCTCATTCTGCTTTACCACTTTGACAGGGCACAGGGGCTTAAACTTGTGCGTGAGCCGTTCCTTGACGGGGAAAACCCAAAAGGTATTTTTGCGATAAGACATTTCAACAGGCCTAACCCGATAGGATTTTCGATAGTAAACCTTCTTGAAGTCAACAAAAACCGCCTTAAAATCTCGGCTGTGGACATTCTCGATGGAACCCCGCTTCTTGACATAAAACCTTATGTATACAGGTTTGACAACAGGACCGAAGTCAAAAGCGGGTGGGTCGACGAAAAGCACATAGACGACATTGAGGAATGGAACGCGACGCCGAAGGGTTTGAGAGACAGGGAGAGAACAAAAATTGAGTGA
- the modA gene encoding molybdate ABC transporter substrate-binding protein: protein MIKRSGYVFLISLFVLAVMFCGCTSQSSSNTTPDTGATQTATVTQTITSSSDNSLLIYCGAGMKKPMQEIGDAFEKETGIQLNFNYAGCGNLLAQMELTKTGDVFMPGASKEFKAANEKGFIENSTILTYHIPAIATPKGNPKNIKSLDDLTNPGVNISMGDPKSMALGTVAENIFNKSGILDKVMKNVVVERATVNEIVTDVTLGNVDAGIIWADLYNPDKMDLIEIPVDQNVIGVIPIGTLTFSENPKEAREFIEYVASDKGGMPVLKKYGFVPYPNSTYEQ, encoded by the coding sequence ATGATTAAAAGATCTGGCTATGTTTTTTTGATCTCTCTGTTTGTTCTGGCAGTAATGTTCTGCGGATGTACATCACAGAGCAGTAGTAATACTACACCCGATACCGGTGCAACACAGACTGCAACTGTAACGCAGACGATAACGTCTTCATCGGACAATTCACTTCTGATCTACTGCGGAGCAGGTATGAAGAAACCTATGCAGGAGATAGGCGATGCTTTTGAGAAGGAGACCGGAATTCAGCTTAATTTCAATTACGCAGGGTGCGGGAATCTGCTTGCACAGATGGAGCTTACAAAGACAGGTGATGTCTTTATGCCAGGCGCATCAAAAGAGTTTAAAGCGGCAAACGAAAAAGGATTCATCGAAAATTCCACAATCCTTACATACCATATCCCGGCAATAGCAACGCCAAAAGGAAACCCGAAGAACATTAAATCTCTTGATGACCTCACAAATCCCGGAGTAAACATATCTATGGGAGACCCAAAGAGTATGGCTCTTGGGACTGTTGCTGAAAACATCTTCAACAAGAGCGGCATTCTTGACAAGGTCATGAAAAACGTGGTTGTCGAAAGGGCGACAGTAAACGAGATAGTAACGGATGTTACTCTCGGAAACGTCGACGCAGGTATTATATGGGCCGATCTTTACAACCCTGACAAAATGGACCTTATTGAGATACCGGTTGACCAGAACGTAATCGGAGTTATACCAATAGGAACACTTACGTTCTCCGAAAACCCCAAAGAAGCCCGTGAGTTCATAGAATATGTGGCATCGGATAAGGGAGGAATGCCGGTACTTAAGAAGTATGGATTTGTTCCATATCCAAATTCCACATATGAGCAATAA
- a CDS encoding Yip1 family protein — MIKSEKNVSTADTGKKMGHISEGLKLVLPDATGIIKSPVKKFNELKKRNAADVLLYIFATSAVYAVLYGLMTLIGYDIIDAYGFLKPFGTWRMIFLIYLMSVGSIFLNSAIIHVFVIIVEGKKGLFESLKVVAYANTPSFLFGWIPVAGILASIWALVLETLAIRELHEISTGRAVIAMILPYIISVCIFISLFFIPAPYPIMK; from the coding sequence GTGATTAAAAGTGAGAAAAATGTTTCAACAGCGGATACAGGCAAAAAAATGGGCCATATTTCAGAGGGATTAAAGCTTGTACTGCCGGATGCAACAGGTATAATCAAAAGTCCGGTAAAAAAATTCAATGAACTTAAGAAGAGAAATGCAGCAGATGTCCTTTTGTATATTTTTGCAACGTCCGCAGTTTATGCAGTTCTCTATGGTCTTATGACACTGATTGGATACGACATTATCGATGCTTACGGATTTTTAAAGCCTTTTGGCACGTGGCGGATGATTTTCCTGATATATCTCATGTCTGTCGGAAGCATTTTTCTGAATTCAGCCATAATACACGTTTTTGTGATAATAGTTGAAGGAAAAAAAGGCCTTTTTGAATCCCTGAAGGTAGTTGCATATGCAAATACGCCTTCTTTTCTGTTCGGCTGGATTCCTGTCGCAGGTATACTGGCAAGTATTTGGGCACTTGTACTGGAGACGCTTGCAATAAGAGAACTTCACGAAATTTCAACTGGAAGGGCTGTAATTGCAATGATCCTTCCGTATATAATATCTGTGTGCATTTTCATATCCCTCTTCTTTATACCCGCACCTTATCCTATTATGAAATAG
- a CDS encoding winged helix-turn-helix domain-containing protein, with translation MNRQISLKQIERPPESSKEDIEWFCDSVGIGKGRDLENIAMRVIISLLENMPEKRGLPVEELAEILNVSGPRVNHHVRNLICCGLVYRHKQRIYIRGSSLRSMVREIRKDTMRILDDLEEAAAEIDDSFGIKNRE, from the coding sequence ATGAACAGACAGATATCACTTAAACAGATCGAAAGGCCGCCTGAATCTTCAAAAGAGGATATTGAATGGTTCTGTGACAGTGTGGGTATCGGAAAGGGCCGTGACCTCGAAAATATCGCAATGAGAGTCATCATATCCCTACTTGAAAATATGCCGGAAAAAAGAGGCCTGCCTGTTGAGGAGCTGGCTGAGATTTTGAACGTATCCGGTCCCCGGGTTAATCACCATGTAAGAAATCTTATCTGCTGCGGCCTTGTTTACAGGCACAAGCAGAGAATATATATACGCGGAAGCAGTCTCCGCTCGATGGTAAGGGAAATAAGAAAGGATACCATGAGAATTCTTGACGATCTTGAAGAGGCAGCGGCGGAAATAGACGACTCTTTCGGGATAAAAAACAGGGAATAA
- the groES gene encoding co-chaperone GroES, which produces MTITPIGERVLIKPEKAEEQTKSGIYIPETAQEKKKEGTVISVGTRDDGTVLPIKPGDHVIYGGYSADKFERDSEDYVFVPFKDILAKIE; this is translated from the coding sequence ATGACCATTACTCCCATAGGGGAAAGAGTTTTAATTAAACCGGAAAAGGCTGAAGAGCAGACAAAAAGCGGAATATACATTCCTGAAACCGCCCAGGAAAAAAAGAAAGAGGGGACAGTTATATCCGTCGGGACACGCGATGACGGGACAGTTCTTCCGATAAAACCCGGAGACCATGTGATATACGGCGGGTACAGCGCGGATAAATTTGAAAGGGATTCTGAAGACTATGTTTTTGTTCCGTTCAAGGACATTCTTGCAAAAATCGAGTGA
- a CDS encoding response regulator has product MLESGSGILVAEDEEQAASGLKTSLLNLGYSIAGVVFSSSDAIEAAKMKLPDLLLIDVNIKGVLDGIETAYEIRKICGASVIFIAGEGGDFQFEKSLQVNPSGYLLKPLRNREIEYAVKTALSHRSFSAVEGGTDLYDHMLSADNNRAELALKYAGECTWEWDIISGRVALFCGFVPEELHTLTMLEDVLDRIYPDDLQNLEDAVDNCLKGEKDSFKAVFRAKNPGKRGFMWLHVSGGVSKENSSGKPVRALGVVRDISEYQLARIALEETNKKLNLLSSVTRHDITNQMAMIFGYWEILKNLGEIPAGSAALVFIDRIYNSCLEIKEKIDFTGVYQGLGIKKPEWQNLYKVLSSAKNSSIFTEISIKCDPELNKIEIFADPMLEKVIYNLLENSVRHGKADKINVKFIKRESGEGILYFEDNGTGVSPGMKEKIFLQGFGANTGYGLFLVKEILGITGIKIHETGNAGKGACFEVCVPEGLFRRTIPDAR; this is encoded by the coding sequence ATGTTAGAATCAGGTTCAGGCATACTTGTTGCGGAAGATGAAGAGCAGGCTGCGTCGGGCTTAAAGACTTCACTTCTAAATTTAGGATACAGTATAGCAGGAGTTGTCTTCAGCTCATCAGATGCAATAGAAGCTGCAAAAATGAAACTGCCTGATCTTCTTTTGATAGACGTTAATATAAAGGGTGTTTTGGACGGTATTGAAACAGCTTATGAAATAAGGAAAATCTGCGGTGCCTCTGTCATATTTATAGCCGGAGAAGGAGGAGATTTTCAGTTTGAAAAGAGTTTGCAGGTCAACCCTTCCGGCTATCTTTTAAAGCCTTTGAGAAACAGGGAAATCGAGTACGCGGTTAAGACTGCATTAAGCCACAGGTCTTTTTCAGCAGTAGAGGGCGGTACAGATTTATATGACCATATGTTATCTGCAGACAATAACAGGGCTGAACTTGCGTTGAAATATGCAGGAGAGTGTACCTGGGAATGGGATATAATATCCGGGAGGGTAGCCCTTTTCTGTGGTTTTGTACCGGAAGAATTGCACACCCTAACCATGCTGGAAGATGTTCTGGACAGGATTTATCCTGATGACCTTCAAAATCTGGAAGATGCAGTTGATAACTGCCTTAAAGGAGAAAAAGACAGCTTTAAGGCAGTATTCAGGGCAAAAAATCCCGGGAAACGGGGTTTTATGTGGCTTCACGTGTCAGGCGGTGTATCGAAAGAAAACTCCTCAGGAAAACCTGTGAGGGCTCTTGGCGTAGTCCGGGATATATCAGAATACCAGTTGGCGCGCATTGCTCTTGAGGAGACAAACAAAAAACTCAACCTTCTTTCGTCAGTTACAAGACATGACATTACAAACCAGATGGCGATGATCTTCGGGTACTGGGAGATCCTTAAAAATCTTGGAGAAATTCCTGCAGGGTCTGCGGCTTTGGTCTTCATTGACAGGATATATAACTCCTGTCTTGAAATAAAGGAAAAAATCGATTTTACAGGTGTCTATCAGGGTCTGGGCATCAAAAAGCCGGAATGGCAGAATCTTTACAAAGTGCTTTCAAGTGCAAAAAACAGCAGCATATTCACTGAAATTTCGATTAAATGCGATCCTGAACTGAATAAAATCGAGATCTTTGCAGACCCGATGCTTGAAAAGGTAATATATAACCTGCTGGAAAATTCGGTCAGGCACGGAAAGGCAGACAAAATTAACGTAAAATTTATTAAGAGAGAATCGGGAGAGGGAATATTGTACTTTGAAGACAACGGAACCGGTGTTTCTCCTGGCATGAAAGAGAAAATATTTCTTCAGGGATTCGGAGCAAATACAGGGTACGGCCTGTTTTTAGTAAAGGAAATTCTTGGAATCACAGGAATAAAAATACATGAGACAGGTAATGCCGGAAAAGGTGCCTGTTTTGAAGTATGTGTTCCGGAGGGACTGTTCAGGCGGACAATTCCTGATGCACGGTAG
- a CDS encoding HD domain-containing protein, translating to MVKKIYIYSIIPDMAVDSQFVIENPSLKTGRKGKFISCTISDRTGKLSCRIWGPYGCGRDDIESVSRIITEYEGHIFRISGKADKFNDELTVNINDGLRYLSEPVDEKKVTTSDYIYSPADIDGNKTKIFELIDSIKNDGLKELVHTVIKKSDGFFDKPAARTKHHDYNGGLAEHSLEVAQIALSSCSSICGVRLNRDITLAGAILHDIGKCQSFKRKGLYFASLPAYSLIGHITPAMQTLSRYTSFVDDNTYQELLHIIQSHHGEYGEIRPQTPEAWAVHFADNTSAMLHEVSEDLKTAKKGEILWGKRSEGMVFCTESCEEEQPDEERKSPGAAKNQMTFTDCFD from the coding sequence ATGGTAAAAAAGATATACATATATTCGATTATTCCGGACATGGCTGTTGACTCACAGTTTGTAATCGAAAATCCGTCCCTTAAGACCGGCAGGAAAGGTAAATTCATCTCGTGCACAATATCAGACAGAACAGGAAAACTCTCATGCAGAATATGGGGACCTTACGGGTGCGGCAGGGATGATATTGAGTCTGTCAGCAGAATAATTACGGAATATGAAGGACACATATTCAGGATATCCGGAAAAGCCGACAAATTCAACGATGAACTTACTGTAAATATAAATGACGGTCTCCGGTACCTTAGTGAACCTGTCGATGAAAAGAAGGTTACGACATCGGATTACATCTATTCCCCGGCTGACATCGACGGAAACAAAACAAAAATTTTTGAGCTTATTGATTCCATCAAAAATGACGGACTAAAAGAACTCGTTCATACTGTAATTAAAAAGTCAGACGGTTTTTTTGATAAGCCCGCCGCAAGGACAAAGCATCACGACTACAACGGGGGACTTGCCGAGCACTCACTTGAGGTCGCACAGATAGCCCTGTCATCCTGCAGCAGTATCTGCGGGGTCAGGCTTAACCGCGATATTACTCTTGCAGGAGCTATTCTGCACGATATCGGCAAATGCCAGTCTTTTAAGAGAAAAGGGCTTTACTTTGCATCCTTACCTGCATATTCCCTTATCGGTCACATTACACCTGCAATGCAGACCCTTTCAAGGTACACCTCGTTTGTGGATGACAACACCTACCAGGAGCTTCTGCACATTATACAGTCGCATCACGGCGAATACGGGGAGATAAGACCACAGACGCCTGAAGCATGGGCTGTTCATTTCGCCGACAATACGAGCGCAATGCTCCACGAAGTCTCCGAAGACCTGAAAACCGCCAAAAAAGGCGAAATTTTGTGGGGAAAAAGGTCTGAGGGAATGGTTTTCTGTACGGAATCCTGCGAAGAAGAACAACCGGATGAAGAGAGAAAATCCCCTGGAGCTGCAAAAAACCAGATGACCTTTACGGACTGCTTTGACTAA
- the hisD gene encoding histidinol dehydrogenase — translation MLKELDVKDWVFCRRKSLFGVYDSVSSIVENVRKNGDAALYEYAKKFDHVELENLMVTEDEIEASYDSVDPKLVECLREAESRIFRFHELQKKEDLWLREVWPGITLGVKTTPLERVGCYIPGGRASYPSTALMTAVPAKVAGVPEICACTPPPVNPLTIVAFDIAGVSEIYRVGGAQAVAAMALGTESVKKVDKIVGPGNVFVTAAKMMLRENAEIDFPAGPSEIGIIADSSASPEYVAADILAQAEHDPNAACVLVTTQRRVAEKVCAEIEKQFKSAERKEIIEKALSNSGFVIVDSIDDAVSVINDIAPEHLSVQVSDSLYVLNHIKNAGSIFVGPYTPVACGDYASGTNHVLPTAGYSKIYSGLNVSHFCKTSTVQIIEKDGLEGIGDIVETLAGAEGLYAHANSVKIRRK, via the coding sequence ATGTTAAAAGAGCTGGATGTCAAAGACTGGGTTTTTTGCAGGCGGAAAAGTCTTTTCGGAGTATATGACAGCGTATCTTCAATCGTTGAAAACGTCAGAAAAAACGGTGATGCAGCGCTTTATGAATATGCAAAGAAATTCGACCATGTTGAACTTGAAAACCTGATGGTTACAGAGGATGAAATTGAGGCTTCATATGACAGCGTCGATCCAAAACTTGTTGAGTGCCTCAGGGAGGCCGAATCGCGAATATTCAGGTTTCATGAACTCCAGAAAAAAGAGGATCTCTGGCTACGGGAAGTATGGCCGGGAATTACTCTCGGAGTTAAGACAACACCGCTTGAAAGGGTCGGATGCTATATTCCCGGGGGACGTGCATCATATCCTTCGACTGCACTTATGACGGCCGTTCCGGCAAAGGTTGCCGGAGTACCGGAAATCTGCGCATGTACGCCTCCTCCTGTAAACCCTCTTACAATTGTTGCGTTTGATATAGCCGGAGTCTCCGAGATTTACCGCGTCGGTGGTGCCCAGGCCGTTGCCGCGATGGCTCTGGGGACGGAGTCGGTAAAAAAGGTGGACAAAATTGTAGGCCCTGGAAACGTCTTTGTTACAGCTGCAAAGATGATGCTTCGTGAAAATGCCGAAATCGATTTTCCGGCAGGACCTTCTGAGATAGGGATAATTGCGGACTCGTCTGCAAGTCCTGAATATGTCGCGGCTGATATTCTTGCGCAGGCTGAGCATGACCCGAACGCTGCGTGCGTCCTTGTTACAACGCAGAGGAGAGTAGCCGAAAAGGTATGTGCAGAGATTGAAAAGCAGTTTAAATCGGCGGAAAGAAAGGAAATAATTGAAAAAGCCCTGTCCAACTCCGGTTTTGTCATTGTGGATTCAATAGATGATGCGGTTTCGGTGATAAATGATATCGCACCCGAGCACCTTTCGGTACAGGTTTCGGATTCTCTTTATGTGTTAAATCACATCAAAAATGCCGGTTCTATATTCGTTGGGCCGTATACGCCTGTTGCCTGCGGGGACTATGCATCAGGCACGAACCATGTCCTTCCGACAGCAGGTTATTCCAAAATTTATTCGGGTCTCAATGTAAGCCATTTCTGCAAGACATCAACTGTGCAGATTATCGAAAAAGATGGTCTTGAGGGCATTGGAGATATAGTTGAGACGCTTGCAGGAGCAGAAGGGCTTTATGCGCATGCAAACTCGGTTAAAATACGAAGAAAATAG
- the groL gene encoding chaperonin GroEL (60 kDa chaperone family; promotes refolding of misfolded polypeptides especially under stressful conditions; forms two stacked rings of heptamers to form a barrel-shaped 14mer; ends can be capped by GroES; misfolded proteins enter the barrel where they are refolded when GroES binds), with product MVSSKQLMFSEEARKALLCGVNKLADTVKVTLGPKGRYVVIDKTSNPVITNDGVTIAKEISLHDKFENMGAKLVKEVAQKTQDNTGDGTTTATLLAQSIITEGLKNITSGANPIEIKKGIDAAVNAVVGHIKSISTPVNDREKIISVATISANNDETVGKLIADAMDKVGYNGLISVEDAKSLETSLDVVKGMQFERGYISPYMVTDKEKMVCEYEDPYILITDKKISSIKQIVPALEFVADEGKPLIIIADDVDGEAQAALILNLIRGSLKVCAVKAPGYGEERKEVLEDIAVLTGATVISEDKGLKLENFTKDYLGGAHSVKADSDKTLIVGGKGGKSAVDERSTLISSQINITDSKYKKEELKKRLGNLGGGVAVIKVGAATETELKEKKMRIDDALNATKAAVEEGFVVGGGITLFRATESLDKLNFEDDRQIGVDIIRRALEEPLRQIAFNAGVEGAEVIARIKAEKNKSFGYNAKTGKYEDLTESGVIDPAKVVRTGLQNAGSVSGLVLSTEAIITDFDDEKDEKSTAIII from the coding sequence ATGGTATCATCCAAACAGCTTATGTTCAGTGAAGAGGCGAGAAAAGCTCTTCTCTGTGGTGTAAACAAACTTGCCGACACCGTGAAGGTAACTCTTGGTCCAAAAGGAAGATACGTCGTAATCGACAAGACTTCAAACCCTGTAATCACAAACGACGGTGTAACCATTGCAAAGGAAATCTCCCTTCATGACAAGTTTGAGAATATGGGAGCTAAACTTGTAAAGGAGGTTGCACAGAAGACGCAGGACAACACAGGCGACGGAACAACAACTGCAACGCTTCTTGCACAGTCGATTATAACAGAGGGACTTAAAAACATCACCTCCGGCGCAAACCCGATTGAGATCAAAAAAGGAATTGATGCAGCGGTAAACGCAGTCGTCGGGCATATAAAATCAATAAGTACTCCGGTAAACGACCGCGAGAAGATAATCTCGGTTGCGACAATCTCGGCAAACAACGACGAAACTGTCGGAAAACTCATAGCAGATGCAATGGACAAAGTCGGCTACAACGGTCTTATCAGCGTAGAGGATGCAAAAAGCCTTGAAACAAGCCTTGATGTCGTCAAGGGTATGCAGTTTGAGCGCGGCTACATTTCACCGTACATGGTGACAGACAAAGAAAAAATGGTCTGCGAATACGAAGATCCCTATATCCTTATAACCGACAAGAAGATATCGTCGATAAAGCAGATTGTCCCCGCACTTGAGTTTGTTGCTGATGAAGGAAAGCCGCTCATAATCATCGCTGACGACGTCGACGGCGAGGCACAGGCAGCTCTTATATTAAACCTCATCCGCGGATCGCTTAAAGTCTGCGCAGTAAAGGCCCCCGGGTACGGCGAGGAGAGAAAAGAGGTCCTCGAGGATATCGCGGTTCTTACAGGCGCAACAGTCATCTCTGAAGACAAGGGCCTGAAACTTGAAAACTTTACAAAAGACTACCTCGGCGGAGCGCACTCGGTCAAGGCGGACAGCGACAAGACCCTTATTGTCGGCGGAAAAGGAGGCAAGAGTGCAGTTGACGAGAGAAGCACACTTATCAGCTCACAGATAAACATCACAGACTCCAAATACAAGAAGGAAGAGCTCAAAAAGAGGTTAGGAAACCTCGGCGGTGGAGTTGCCGTAATAAAGGTGGGCGCTGCAACAGAAACCGAACTTAAGGAAAAGAAGATGAGAATCGACGACGCTCTCAACGCAACAAAAGCTGCAGTAGAGGAGGGATTTGTAGTCGGCGGAGGCATCACCCTGTTCCGTGCTACAGAGTCTCTTGACAAACTGAACTTTGAAGACGACAGGCAGATAGGCGTTGACATCATCAGAAGAGCGCTTGAAGAACCTTTGAGGCAGATAGCCTTCAATGCAGGTGTCGAGGGTGCAGAGGTTATTGCACGCATCAAAGCCGAGAAAAACAAATCATTCGGATATAACGCCAAGACCGGCAAATACGAGGACCTTACCGAAAGCGGAGTCATCGACCCTGCAAAGGTCGTCAGGACCGGCCTTCAGAACGCAGGTTCGGTTTCGGGACTTGTACTCTCAACCGAGGCAATCATTACCGACTTTGATGACGAAAAGGACGAAAAGTCAACTGCTATAATAATCTGA